The Treponema phagedenis DNA segment TAATGTTTATAGTATTGATAGCCGCTCCGATTCTTAAACGAAAATTTTTACTTAAGCAGATTATTAACTATATGCAAGATCATGAAGCCGCAAGCAGAGCTGTTAGTCTATACGAGCGGCTTACTGTGGGGATTCCGTTGGTGACAGCTTTTACTGTTCCGATATTTCTTTCCGCTGAAATAGGGGTTATCAATAATTTGAATATTTTCTTGCCATACTACGCATTAGCTACCGGAAATATTCTTTTGCCGGGAGCGCTTTTTGCTGTCAGCACAATTCGCGTTTTTGAAGAATGGTGTTCATTTGTTCCGCTTGCTCAAGAAAGTAAATTAAGTATGGCTGCCCGCATTGCAATGGTTTCGATAGTTTCATGTTTGGCAGTAAGTTTTGTTGTAACGGCTCCGCTTATTTCCGACGCAGAACAGCTTAGTCTTGGAATTAAGGTGGCAAGAACACTCCCCTTCTTTGTATACGCGATATTTATGTCAAGTTTAAATATAATTGCCATTGTTCGCAGTACGCTGACGGATTTAAAACCTATTCTTACAAAAATAGAAGAAGTGTCTTTAGGTAATTATCGTCTGGAGCCTGAGTCGATAGCAAGTAGGGACGAAGTAGGTATTCTTACTCGTAACTTTAATAATTTTTTAGCATTCAATAAAGTATTTTTAACCGATTTACATGATGCTGTCAGCAAATCTGATACAGTTGCGCAAAAGCTTTCGATCGATATGGATACAACATCAAAAACGGTGGGAAGAATGCTTGGAAACATATCCGATATCGGCTATACAATAAAAACTCAAACAGATGCAATTATGGAAGCAAGAAAAACTCTTGCCAACATTGCAAAAAACATTGAGTCTCTTGATAAAGATATTGAAACGCAAGCGGGCGCAGTAAGTGAATCCTCGTCGGCGGTTGAGGAACTTGTTGCCAATATAAACTCTATCACCGGAATGCTCAGCACAAACATTGAAAACATCGATGAGTTAAATACTGTTGCAGACGCCGGACAGGTTTCGGTGCGTGAGGCGTACAATTTTGTACAGCAAATAACCGAGGAATCCGCAGGGCTTTTGGAGGCCATAACGGTTATTCAAAACATCGCAAGTCAAACAAACCTCTTAGCAATGAATGCTGCAATTGAAGCGGCTCATGCGGGAGAATCGGGAAAAGGTTTTGCCGTTGTTGCGGATGAAATCAGAAAGCTTGCAGAAGAATCGGGCGGCCAAGGTAAAAGCATCACTGCTGTTCTTAAAGGATTACAGCAAAAAATAGACGCTCTTTCCGTATCGGCATCAGCAGTGGAAAAACATTTTGCCCAAATAATGCAGGTTTTAAAAATAGTCAGTGACAGAAGTAATGAAGTTATGCATGCGCTGAATGAACAGTCTGCCGGAAGCACACAGATTTTATCCGCAATAAAAGAAATTACCCAAATTACGCATTCGGTTAAAATGAGTTCCGGTGAAATGTTACAAGGGAATACCGAAGTAACATCGGAGATGCATCGGCTTGCCGACGGAGCAACAATTGTAGAAGGTAATATGAAAAAAATTAATGAGGGAGCAGGTCAAATCAGCAATGTGGTAAAAGATATAATGATATTAAGCGAAGAAAATAAAAGCGCCACATCAGCGGTAATGGTCTACTTGGACACTTTGAAAATATAACTCGTTGAACAGCATCTATATTTGCTGAAAAACAAGGGATATTTGTAAAAAACTTGATTGCATTTAGAGATGCTCAGTGAGTTTTTGTAAGTCATTGTATAACGATAGTTTAAAAAACATCGTAAAAGAATTCGAGATTATTTCGGCAGTCAATTACAGAAATAATATTCCATGGAAATCTTTGGAATACAAAGCACCGATAGAAGTTTTTAAGGATTTTAAGTATCGTTGCCATTATACTAATCGGAGCATTAACCATAGCGGCCTGAGGATTCAGCCTACTATGGTAAATTACTCACCGTTGCTAAATTCCGAACGATGTTTTGCCTGGACTCTCCAGCGTAAACAGGCAAAACTCGTGTAGGGTTTTGTAATTAACTTCCTGTTATAAAAATCGGAGTATCAACAAAGAGGTGCTGCGGATTTACGCATTCCTATGGTAAACTGCTCGCCGCTGCCAAATTTCAAACGATGTTTTAAAGCATCAATATAAAACTGTAAAATTGAAGCTTTAAAACTCGTAGGCGAAGTTACAGTAAATTTTCAAAACTTCGCCCTATGGTAAGTTTACCCACCGTTGCGCCGTGTCGGACTCTTTTTTATGATTTGCAATTAGTTATATGATTTAAAACTCCATTAAATCATACAAAAAAAACATCACAGTAGTTTTTTAGCTGTTGTTTGACATCGGTATTGCAAAGCAGGCCGGCTGTATCTTGCTTATGTATATGCCTTGAAATCAGGCTTGATTAGATTATAAAATCCGTATACCATAATATGTACTATGCTAGCTTTTAGAATTTTATATAGATTCAATGATAAAATTTTAAAACGCCTTATATCAACTTTACTGATAATCTGCCTTGTTCTTTTATCTGTCTTCTTGCTGTCGGCGCGTTTGCGTCAAAAGAAAAATCAAAAGCTGCAAAAAGAGTTTTCTTTTTTATTATATCAGTTAAATGAAATTGAATCGTACAGTTTTCAGGTTTTGGCAAATAAAGCTTTAAATAGAACCTTTGAAGAGTACATCAACTCGGATGAAGTCTATCAGGTGAGTAAATGGAATACCGAATTCAGCACCTTCACCGAAGGTATTATTCAAAAAAATCCCTTTGTACGTGATGTAATTTTTTTTCCTCTTAACGATGTTAAAAAGAAGGCTCTTACCGTGCGGGAGGATTTAAGTTTTAATGAAATACAGATTATGAGAACTCCTTTTGTTCGCGATAAGGCAAAAGATTTAAACGGTAGATTTTTTTGGTATACTGCGGATAATCATTTAGCCGGTTTACGGCTTATCAAAAATTATAGATCAAATCTGCCTATCGGGATTCTTTGCTTTTATGTTAATACCGAATACATACTCAATCTTTCTGAAAAATTAAAATATATGGGTAAAGTTCTTATTTTAGATGTAAATACTCGC contains these protein-coding regions:
- a CDS encoding response regulator transcription factor; protein product: MRQKKNQKLQKEFSFLLYQLNEIESYSFQVLANKALNRTFEEYINSDEVYQVSKWNTEFSTFTEGIIQKNPFVRDVIFFPLNDVKKKALTVREDLSFNEIQIMRTPFVRDKAKDLNGRFFWYTADNHLAGLRLIKNYRSNLPIGILCFYVNTEYILNLSEKLKYMGKVLILDVNTRAILFPSDLSDEKPLPAKPSGWYKGFSYHTVFSVSDSKEQNNALAIVSIDRPIIGFILYSHVSLYLFLFLLGVLILLYYLQRKQRQEKLQAQERELFFDCLKNFNLSKREYIILELICQGSTGKEIAYKLNLKEQTIKNYTSRLYKKLGVTGRVEACQRINSLIMEAKKTVKY
- a CDS encoding methyl-accepting chemotaxis protein; translated protein: MYTSKDSDFNSDIPVKILVFDLLAHLAWIPITIIALYIGGIADNALVTQGLTSISCIIMFIVLIAAPILKRKFLLKQIINYMQDHEAASRAVSLYERLTVGIPLVTAFTVPIFLSAEIGVINNLNIFLPYYALATGNILLPGALFAVSTIRVFEEWCSFVPLAQESKLSMAARIAMVSIVSCLAVSFVVTAPLISDAEQLSLGIKVARTLPFFVYAIFMSSLNIIAIVRSTLTDLKPILTKIEEVSLGNYRLEPESIASRDEVGILTRNFNNFLAFNKVFLTDLHDAVSKSDTVAQKLSIDMDTTSKTVGRMLGNISDIGYTIKTQTDAIMEARKTLANIAKNIESLDKDIETQAGAVSESSSAVEELVANINSITGMLSTNIENIDELNTVADAGQVSVREAYNFVQQITEESAGLLEAITVIQNIASQTNLLAMNAAIEAAHAGESGKGFAVVADEIRKLAEESGGQGKSITAVLKGLQQKIDALSVSASAVEKHFAQIMQVLKIVSDRSNEVMHALNEQSAGSTQILSAIKEITQITHSVKMSSGEMLQGNTEVTSEMHRLADGATIVEGNMKKINEGAGQISNVVKDIMILSEENKSATSAVMVYLDTLKI